One Mycolicibacterium fortuitum subsp. fortuitum genomic window carries:
- a CDS encoding group III truncated hemoglobin, which translates to MVEDLTGRDDVELLLWRFYGKALSDPVLAEPFAELRVKGLRSHIPVMSDFWETVLFRAGLYHGSALTVHRQLHARHPLSAPHFVRWLTLWTETVDELFQGPHAERAKLQAGRIAKAMHRRLAGVDAAELDALAC; encoded by the coding sequence ATGGTTGAGGATCTGACCGGACGCGACGATGTGGAGCTGTTGCTGTGGCGGTTCTACGGCAAGGCTCTTTCTGACCCCGTGCTCGCCGAACCGTTCGCCGAGCTGCGCGTCAAAGGGCTGCGTTCCCACATTCCCGTCATGAGCGACTTCTGGGAGACAGTGCTGTTCCGCGCCGGGCTCTACCACGGCAGCGCCCTGACCGTGCACCGGCAACTGCACGCCCGTCATCCGCTGTCGGCGCCGCATTTCGTGCGCTGGCTGACTCTGTGGACCGAGACCGTCGACGAGTTGTTCCAGGGCCCGCACGCAGAGCGTGCGAAGCTGCAGGCCGGGCGCATCGCCAAGGCCATGCACCGGAGACTGGCCGGCGTCGACGCCGCCGAACTCGATGCTCTTGCGTGTTAA
- a CDS encoding SAM-dependent methyltransferase has product MSNPVAATAVGPMVLAAVEQYEPVPRRLVDDDMALSFLPAGVRAFTRTARWSVVRRLLIRATERSGPGLWSNLTCRKRYLGDKLTEALPHIDAVVILGAGLDTKAYRLARHSTVPVFEVDLPVNIDRKRAVVRSALGAVPPSVHLVPVDFENDDLAAELARHGHRGDHRTFFIWEGVTQYLTADGVASTFEFLRSAAPGSRLGFTYVRGDFIDGTNRYGAESLYRRFRVRSQLWQFGLQPDRVAAFIEPYGWRLIEQAGPDYLTEQYISPTGRKLTASQVEWTAYAEKC; this is encoded by the coding sequence ATGAGCAATCCCGTCGCCGCAACCGCCGTGGGCCCAATGGTGCTGGCCGCCGTCGAACAATACGAACCGGTGCCGCGACGGTTGGTCGACGACGACATGGCGTTGTCATTCCTGCCGGCCGGTGTCCGCGCCTTCACCCGCACCGCGCGCTGGTCGGTTGTCCGCAGACTTCTGATCCGGGCGACCGAACGCTCGGGCCCGGGGCTGTGGTCGAACCTGACCTGCCGCAAGCGCTACCTCGGGGACAAGCTCACCGAGGCGCTGCCGCATATCGACGCCGTGGTGATTCTCGGCGCCGGCCTCGACACCAAGGCCTACCGACTCGCACGACACAGCACGGTACCGGTGTTCGAGGTGGATCTACCGGTCAACATCGACCGCAAACGCGCAGTGGTGCGCAGCGCGCTGGGTGCTGTTCCCCCGTCTGTACACCTGGTCCCGGTGGATTTCGAGAACGATGACTTGGCTGCCGAACTCGCCAGGCATGGCCACCGCGGCGACCACCGCACCTTCTTCATCTGGGAGGGCGTGACGCAATACCTGACCGCCGACGGAGTCGCGTCGACGTTCGAGTTTCTCCGTTCGGCGGCGCCGGGAAGCCGGTTGGGGTTCACCTATGTCCGCGGCGATTTCATCGACGGCACCAATCGATACGGCGCCGAGTCGCTGTATCGCCGGTTCCGGGTGCGTAGTCAACTGTGGCAATTCGGGCTGCAACCGGATCGGGTGGCCGCGTTCATCGAGCCCTACGGCTGGCGGTTGATCGAACAGGCTGGACCGGATTACCTTACTGAGCAATACATTTCGCCCACCGGTCGCAAGCTGACCGCCTCACAGGTCGAGTGGACCGCTTACGCCGAGAAGTGTTAA
- a CDS encoding mycofactocin-coupled SDR family oxidoreductase, translated as MSAAAPLAGKVAFITGAARGQGRAEALRLAADGADIIAVDLCEQIESVPYPLATSEDLAATVALVEQAGGRIVARQADVRDEQGLREALQIGVDQLGRLDIVVANAGIAPMQSGADGWRDVIDVNLTGVHNTVEAAIPIMVGQGDGGSIVLISSAAGLIGVGGGDRGSVGYTAAKHGVVGLMRAYANFLAPHSIRVNTVHPTGVDTPMINNEFTRGWLKHIAEELNAPTDFSNALPVQVIQSEDVANAVAWLVSDQARYITGVTLPVDAGIVNKR; from the coding sequence ATGAGCGCTGCCGCTCCCCTGGCCGGGAAGGTCGCCTTCATCACCGGCGCCGCCCGCGGCCAGGGGCGGGCCGAGGCCCTGCGTCTGGCCGCCGACGGGGCCGACATCATCGCGGTCGATCTGTGCGAGCAGATCGAGTCGGTCCCCTATCCCCTGGCTACTTCCGAGGATCTGGCCGCCACGGTCGCGCTCGTGGAGCAGGCCGGCGGGCGCATCGTGGCACGGCAGGCTGACGTTCGTGATGAGCAGGGCCTACGCGAAGCCCTGCAAATCGGGGTGGACCAGCTCGGCCGGCTCGACATCGTCGTCGCCAATGCCGGTATCGCCCCGATGCAGTCGGGCGCGGACGGCTGGCGCGACGTCATCGACGTCAATCTGACCGGCGTGCACAACACCGTCGAAGCGGCGATTCCGATCATGGTCGGCCAGGGCGACGGCGGATCGATCGTGTTGATCAGCTCCGCGGCCGGACTGATCGGGGTGGGTGGCGGCGACCGCGGCTCGGTGGGCTACACCGCGGCCAAGCACGGTGTGGTGGGGTTGATGCGGGCCTACGCCAACTTCCTCGCTCCCCACAGCATTCGGGTCAACACCGTCCACCCCACCGGCGTGGACACCCCGATGATCAACAACGAGTTCACCCGCGGGTGGCTCAAACACATCGCCGAGGAGCTCAACGCACCGACCGATTTCAGCAATGCGCTGCCGGTGCAGGTGATCCAGTCGGAAGACGTCGCCAATGCGGTGGCATGGCTGGTGTCCGATCAGGCGCGCTACATCACCGGGGTGACACTTCCTGTGGATGCTGGCATCGTCAACAAACGATGA
- a CDS encoding putative quinol monooxygenase, with the protein MPVVVVATMKAKPESVDAVREACTNAIAAVHEEPGCQLYSLHESDGTFVFVEQWADADALKTHSTAPAIGTLFGSIGELLDGAPDIKMLQPVVAGDPAKGQLRG; encoded by the coding sequence ATGCCTGTTGTCGTCGTCGCCACCATGAAGGCCAAGCCCGAGTCCGTCGACGCCGTGCGCGAGGCCTGCACCAATGCCATCGCGGCCGTGCACGAGGAGCCGGGCTGCCAGCTGTACTCGCTGCACGAGTCCGACGGCACCTTCGTCTTCGTCGAGCAGTGGGCCGACGCCGACGCACTCAAGACCCACAGCACCGCACCGGCCATCGGGACCCTGTTCGGCTCGATCGGCGAACTGCTCGACGGCGCCCCCGATATCAAAATGTTGCAGCCCGTGGTGGCGGGTGACCCGGCCAAGGGCCAGTTGCGCGGCTGA